AACTGATTCGAAGGCATCTCCGGGTTTGAACAAACTGAAAGTGCCAGGATTTCATGCGTCTTTGGTTTTGCGCTGGAGACCCTTCGCTACTAGATATCAAGAcgaaaaaaactggaaactaatCTGGTAAACATTTAAACTTGAAAACTTctgttgagttttatttttatctagtaAATGATTTGCTTCTTTTGTTGGCCAATTCCTGCTCTTAACTTTGTAACTTCCTCGTTTAACATATCTTTACTTCTATGGAAAACACTTTCGGTCTTCCGTTCTGTAAACTCGAGCATCCTCTACTGGGTGGATATTTACCTCTGCAGTAAcacaaatatactttaaaacttaaaagatttttggaATGTATAGGCCTTTCATATTAGCACAAGTGATTGCGCGTTTTATGCTTCAAAGAATAACGAACATGTTAATTGTTTTAGAGTATGAAATCCAAAGACAGAAGGCTTTTCAAATAGAATGATTTAAGCATTACTGGGCACaaatatgtaatctttttttttttgcggtacgcgggcctctcactgttgtggcctctcccgttgcggggcacagtctccggacgcgcaggctcagcggccatggctcacgggcccggccgctccgcggcgtgtgggatcttcccgggccggggcacgNNNNNNNNNNNNNNNNNNNNNNNNNNNNNNNNNNNNNNNNNNNNNNNNNNNNNNNNNNNNNNNNNNNNNNNNNNNNNNNNNNNNNNNNNNNNNNNNNNNNNNNNNNNNNNNNcgcgtccccttcatcggcaggcggactctcaaccactgcgccaccagggaagcccatatgtaATGTTTTTCATAAATAGCTTAGAACCATTAATTATAATTGGGACTGACTTGCTATATGATTATAAAACACATACCATTAACTTAAAGTACAAATATGTGTAATGGTAATTCACTATTTAGTAAGCAGGAATTGTCTTACCTGCCATTGAAAACCTATAACCTAAATAATATTTGACACGAGAGCCTTGcgttaaacacatttttaatggggaaaaaaagaattaaacctATTAAAACCTAAACTTGATCATACTTTCCAAAATTTCTGTGGAATGTTGAGTTCTTTGAGGTTATGTCCACAGGTGTCTAATCCATAAATTCTTTTGAGAGAGATTTCATGGTAACCAGCTATGAATTATGTAGCATAGATTAACGGAATACTCCATTGTTTGTGATTACACTTATAGAGTACAGTTCTTCAGAGCACACCTGGGAATTTTTCTCTAATGTATTTAAACAGAACAGAATTCCATCttgaattctatcaaattcaTTTCAATTTCTTATATCTAGGTTAATGTAAGAGCTTAATCCAATGGCATGGCCTCAGGGAACAAATGGTTATCACTTACAACTTCTGTTATCTCAAGTTTTCAGTGCCCATAACCTTACGATTTTGGCCATGATCACAAAAAGTTGTTTTGGGGTTAAATTGAGAAATTATTAAGCTGCTTCTGagttaaatatttggaaaaatagtgAAGATAATCACTTATTCCATATCAGCAAATTGTGATTGAGCATCTGTCATGTACAAGATACTGTTTTCTTGGTTTTGGTCTAACTTAATagttaaataagtgaaataaatgttagcaaatgtaaatattattctttaatggaaaaaaaaagtgttaggtAAGGCACTTTGCATAGCTTGTCTATCACCTTTTGGAAAGATATCTTAGTAGAGGtgtatatgcattaaaaaaaaatgacttactTTGAGCTCTGtattttgactttaaaatttaACATCATTGTTGCTACTTTTAATTGCATTTGGCCTTTGTTCTTTCTtggtttttactttctttcttctcaGAACAATTTTGGAAATTATATTCAACTTCATATAGAATTATGCCAGTTTAGTGGCCCACCTGTTTGAACAAACTTTGTAAAAAGTTCCTTGCAGTTGTTTTCCTAAAATCTGTTGCCCCAGAACTGTGAAGGGAAAGAAGTTCTTTTAAACTTGAACACATATCTAAATTGGATGAGATTAATACCATAAATGTTGACCTGTAGTTAGGTTTTTCTAAAGGATAGTGACATCTGGGATAGTTCTTTTTTCATACTTTGAATTTatttgaacttcatcaaaatcaaGGAATGGACCTAGTTGTTACTAGTAACTTGCTCTGGTTTTGCCTTCCCTTAACATATCTCAGGTAAGTTAAGACTTAATAGACACAGTCTATTTATTGGAATTAAGTTTTCTGAAGCCTTtaatcttaaaatgtttataccTGCCTTTTTATTATTCCTTCCCTCAGGAAGTGTTGTTATAACACTCTGTTTCTCTTGTCTTGAAAGAACCCTATTCAGAGTCAGAATGGAAAGATTTGTAGTGACAGCACCACCTGCTCGAAACCGTTCTAAGACTGCTTTGTACGTGACTCCCCTGGATCGAGTCACCGAGTTTGGAGGTGAGCTGCATGAAGATGGAGGAAAACTCTTCTGCACTTCTTGCAATGTGGTTCTGAATCACGTTCGCAAGTCTGCCATTAGTGACCACCTCAAGTCAAAGACTCATACCAAGAGGAAGGCAGAATTTGAAGAGCAGAATGTGAGAAAGAAGCAGAGGCCTCTAACTGCATCGCTTCAGTGCAACAGTACTGCGCAAACAGAGAAAGTCAGTGTTATCCAGGACTTTGTGAAAATGTGCCTGGAAGCCAACATCCCACTTGAGAAGGCTGATCACCCAGCAGTCCGTGCTTTCCTGTCTCGCCATGTGAAGAATGGAGGCTCCATACCCAAGTCAGACCAACTGAGGAGAGCATATCTGCCTGATGGATATGAGAATGAGAATCAACTCCTTAACTCACAAGATTGTTGACAAGGAGGTTACCACCATTGTGATCAAGATAAATAATGTGGAGTATTAAAGTTATGTGTTGATTGTgtggttcatttttatatttatttcattttaaatcatgTGATGCAGAATAGTTTTGCAATGTATATATAGttgcaggcaaaaaaaaagaagaaaacataagaaaaaaagaaacctcactGCAAAACATATTGTTAATTTTAGTCACCAATGGTGTAAAGCAAAACTTAGGG
This DNA window, taken from Physeter macrocephalus isolate SW-GA chromosome 1, ASM283717v5, whole genome shotgun sequence, encodes the following:
- the CGGBP1 gene encoding CGG triplet repeat-binding protein 1 — translated: MERFVVTAPPARNRSKTALYVTPLDRVTEFGGELHEDGGKLFCTSCNVVLNHVRKSAISDHLKSKTHTKRKAEFEEQNVRKKQRPLTASLQCNSTAQTEKVSVIQDFVKMCLEANIPLEKADHPAVRAFLSRHVKNGGSIPKSDQLRRAYLPDGYENENQLLNSQDC